In Rhodoligotrophos appendicifer, the sequence GCGACTTCCGCCGGCAGAACAGAAGAAGCCGCCGGCTTCAGAAGCACATCGTCGAATGTCAGAAAAAGCGGAAATGACGTTGCCGCCGGGGTCGCCATGATGCCAGCCTCCATGCGAGCCTCACAGTCGGCTCCCTAAAATCCAAGGTTGGCGAGCGTCTTTAACACCGGTGCGGTGCTTTGGAAAGGGCTTCCCATGCGTAGCTCCTTTGCAGTCTTCGCCCCTTGACCCATCGATCAGGCGAGCACATTTTGCGGATAGGATCGCCTAATGCCCCGCCGACGTCTCATCGCCCTCATCGTTGCTTGCGCGCTGTTCATGCAGCAACTGGACTCGACCGTCCTGGGAACGGCGCTGCCTGCAATTGGACGGTCTTTCAACGTCGATCCGCTGACTTTGCATCTTGCGATGACCGCTTACCTCATCAGTCTAGCGGTGTTTATGCCGATTTCCGGCTGGATGGCGGACCGCTTCGGTGCGAGGCGGGTTTTTTGCCTCGCCATTGTCATCTTCACCGGAGCATCCGTCGCATGCGGCCTTTCTCCCGGGGTCAACAGCCTGATCGCCGCGCGCGTCGTTCAAGGCATCGGCGGTGCGATGATGGTGCCCGTGGCACGGCTCGTTTTGGTGCGCAATGTTCCCAAAGCAGAGCTTCTCGGCGCCATGGCGTGGGTGACCATGCCCGCGCTGGTCGGGCCGGTGCTTGGCCCGCTGGTCGGAGGCTTTCTCGTCACCTATGCCACATGGCACTGGATTTTTTGGATCAACGTTCCCTTCGGCATTATCGCCATCATCCTCGCCATGCTCGTCATCGACGAGGTGCGCGAGCCGGAGGTGCCGCCACTCGACATGATAGGCTTTCTCCTATGCGGCATCGGTATTGCCGCCGTGGTCTTCGGGCTTGAGAATGTCAGCGATGGCATACTCTCTCCGGTGGCGTCCCTGACGTTGGCCGGCCTGGGGTCGCTCTTGCTTACGGGTTACGTTTACCGCGCTCTCGCAATGCCTCACCCCATCATCGACATACGGCTGCTCAAGGTATCAACGTTTCGGGCCAGTGTTGTAGGCGGAACTCTGTTCCGGATCGGTGTGGGCGCACTTCCGTTCCTGCTGCCGCTGCTGCTGCAAATCGGGTTTGGAAAAAATGCGTTGGAGTCAGGTGCGGTGACGTTTGCCGCCGCAGCGGGCGCTCTGGTCATGAAGGCTGGGGTCGCGCAGATCCTCAACCGATGGGGTTTCCGCAAAGTCATGATTTATAACGCCGTCCTCAGCGGCCTCAGCATGGCAGCCTGCGCCTTGTTCTCCCCCGCCACC encodes:
- a CDS encoding DHA2 family efflux MFS transporter permease subunit, coding for MPRRRLIALIVACALFMQQLDSTVLGTALPAIGRSFNVDPLTLHLAMTAYLISLAVFMPISGWMADRFGARRVFCLAIVIFTGASVACGLSPGVNSLIAARVVQGIGGAMMVPVARLVLVRNVPKAELLGAMAWVTMPALVGPVLGPLVGGFLVTYATWHWIFWINVPFGIIAIILAMLVIDEVREPEVPPLDMIGFLLCGIGIAAVVFGLENVSDGILSPVASLTLAGLGSLLLTGYVYRALAMPHPIIDIRLLKVSTFRASVVGGTLFRIGVGALPFLLPLLLQIGFGKNALESGAVTFAAAAGALVMKAGVAQILNRWGFRKVMIYNAVLSGLSMAACALFSPATPYWVMIFVLLVGGLFRSLQFTAINTVAFADLPSHSLSNATSFTSMTQQLALSIGIAVGAALLQIASLEGDGPLETSDFAFAFLFVGLLSASSAVLFARLHRDAGAEMSGRAIQVSGSGGATAPAVAAIRRAQGAVDDE